From one Bacillus sp. Marseille-P3661 genomic stretch:
- the spoVT gene encoding stage V sporulation protein T, protein MKATGIVRRIDDLGRVVIPKEIRRTLRIREGDPLEIFVDRDGEVILKKYSPISELSDFAKEYSEALYDSLGLVVLITDRDTFISVAGGSKKEYLNRNVGTVIEKAMEDRQVILETSEKEIELIDGVSEKISSHVIGPIVANGDPIGAVVILGKEGKVVGEVEQKAAETAASFLARQMEQ, encoded by the coding sequence ATGAAGGCAACTGGTATCGTTCGTCGAATTGATGATTTAGGGAGAGTTGTTATACCGAAAGAAATAAGAAGAACATTACGAATCCGTGAAGGAGATCCATTGGAAATTTTCGTCGATCGTGATGGAGAAGTAATCTTAAAGAAATATTCACCAATCAGCGAATTAAGTGATTTTGCAAAAGAATATTCTGAAGCACTCTATGACAGCTTAGGGCTTGTTGTATTAATAACAGACCGAGATACATTCATTTCTGTTGCTGGAGGTTCCAAGAAGGAATATCTAAATCGAAATGTAGGTACTGTTATCGAGAAGGCGATGGAAGATCGCCAAGTTATCCTTGAGACTTCAGAAAAAGAAATTGAGTTAATTGATGGCGTCTCAGAAAAAATATCATCACATGTAATTGGCCCTATTGTAGCTAATGGAGATCCTATAGGTGCTGTCGTCATTCTTGGCAAAGAAGGTAAAGTAGTTGGAGAAGTAGAGCAAAAAGCAGCTGAAACTGCAGCAAGCTTTCTTGCAAGACAAATGGAGCAATAA
- a CDS encoding putative polysaccharide biosynthesis protein, translated as MRVGSSNEQLILKSALVLTVAGIISKILSAIYRIPFQNIAGDIGFYIYQQVYPFYGIALVLSTYGFPVIISKLVAEQLEDNSKKEGIRTIIVVSFVFLSVLCTVVFLSLYAGAERLANYMGDSELVIPLKVVAFSFLFVPTLSVLRGYFQGYNNMTPTAVSQVGEQTVRVTTILVFSYLLLTNGYSIYISSAGAVFGSITGGFCSIFILIHYFVKNRSNLDLVKKTNNVRISSSIVKVLIGQGFTICISSLFLILLQLVDAMTIYSNVVNSGLLSAIDGKVAKGIYDRGQPLIQLGTVVSTSLSLALVPLISSAKVRNDYTYIQEKVQLAIRVSVVFGLGAALGLIGIIKPTNVMLFENTNGFEVLSILAVTILFSSITMTTTAIIQGLDKSWLPAVFVVVGVVTKLILNTLLIPSFGTVGAAVATVIAFMVTTALNLNYLIKKLKFHFFGTQLFKTTLAGFVMILVLFGYQYLLNSIFQLNVEQRWTAAFEALSGVVVGGLVYIVIIYKTNVFSKSEIQALPFGKRLESKSRI; from the coding sequence TTGAGAGTTGGAAGTAGCAACGAACAGCTTATTTTAAAAAGTGCGCTTGTTTTGACGGTTGCTGGGATTATCTCCAAAATATTAAGTGCAATTTACCGCATTCCTTTTCAAAATATAGCTGGAGATATAGGTTTTTATATTTATCAGCAGGTTTATCCTTTTTATGGGATAGCTCTAGTGCTATCAACTTACGGTTTTCCTGTAATTATTTCAAAGTTAGTTGCTGAGCAACTTGAGGACAACTCGAAGAAAGAGGGGATTCGCACTATTATTGTCGTGTCATTTGTATTTCTTTCGGTGTTATGCACCGTTGTATTTTTATCTCTTTATGCGGGAGCAGAGCGTTTGGCTAACTATATGGGTGATTCGGAGCTTGTAATACCGTTGAAGGTTGTAGCCTTTTCATTTTTATTTGTGCCGACGTTATCTGTATTACGCGGTTATTTTCAGGGATATAATAATATGACACCAACTGCTGTATCTCAAGTAGGAGAACAAACTGTTCGGGTTACTACTATTCTTGTATTTTCTTATTTGCTTTTAACAAATGGGTACTCCATATATATTAGCAGTGCGGGAGCTGTTTTTGGATCTATAACAGGTGGCTTTTGTTCAATTTTCATTCTGATTCATTATTTTGTCAAAAATCGTAGCAATCTCGATCTTGTCAAAAAGACAAATAATGTAAGGATAAGCTCATCAATAGTGAAGGTATTAATAGGTCAAGGTTTTACTATTTGCATTAGCAGTTTGTTTTTAATATTGCTACAATTAGTGGATGCAATGACGATTTACTCGAATGTAGTAAATAGCGGGTTACTTTCTGCTATTGATGGGAAAGTTGCTAAAGGAATTTATGACCGCGGACAACCATTAATACAGTTAGGAACCGTTGTATCGACATCTTTATCTTTAGCATTGGTACCACTAATATCAAGTGCAAAAGTAAGAAATGATTATACATATATTCAGGAAAAGGTACAATTAGCAATTAGGGTAAGTGTTGTATTTGGATTAGGAGCAGCCCTAGGGTTAATTGGAATTATTAAGCCAACGAATGTTATGCTTTTTGAAAATACAAATGGCTTTGAGGTTCTTTCTATATTAGCGGTTACTATTTTGTTTAGTTCAATTACAATGACCACAACAGCCATCATCCAAGGTTTAGATAAAAGCTGGCTGCCAGCAGTTTTTGTGGTCGTAGGTGTGGTCACAAAGCTAATTCTAAATACTTTATTGATTCCCAGTTTTGGAACGGTAGGAGCTGCAGTTGCCACCGTGATTGCTTTTATGGTTACAACAGCTCTAAACTTAAATTATCTAATAAAAAAGTTAAAATTTCATTTTTTCGGTACTCAGCTATTTAAAACAACCTTAGCAGGATTTGTAATGATATTGGTTTTATTTGGCTACCAATACCTTCTAAATAGCATCTTCCAGCTCAATGTAGAGCAGAGGTGGACAGCAGCATTTGAAGCATTATCAGGGGTTGTTGTCGGTGGATTAGTTTACATTGTAATAATTTATAAAACAAATGTATTTTCTAAAAGTGAAATACAAGCATTACCGTTTGGGAAAAGACTCGAGTCAAAGTCAAGGATATAA
- the pth gene encoding aminoacyl-tRNA hydrolase, with translation MKYFIGLGNPGKDYEKTRHNVGFMVIDELSKRWNLPLNKEKFKGLYGSGIINGEKVILLKPLTYMNLSGESIKPLMDYYDIELEDVIVIYDDLDLPTGSIRLRTKGSAGGHNGIKSTIQHLGTQTFKRIRIGIDRPTNGMRVPDYVLGVFGAEERPTIENAIVKSADACEKWLTSPFVEVMNEFNKQSDS, from the coding sequence GTGAAATACTTTATTGGGTTGGGTAATCCTGGGAAAGATTATGAGAAAACAAGGCATAATGTAGGATTTATGGTTATAGATGAATTATCTAAACGGTGGAATTTGCCGCTTAATAAAGAGAAATTTAAAGGATTATATGGATCCGGAATCATCAATGGAGAAAAGGTAATTTTATTAAAGCCCTTAACATATATGAATTTATCTGGAGAATCTATTAAACCGCTAATGGATTATTATGATATTGAGCTTGAAGATGTTATAGTTATCTATGATGATTTGGATTTGCCGACAGGAAGTATTCGCTTAAGAACGAAGGGTAGCGCTGGAGGACATAATGGAATTAAATCAACGATCCAGCACTTAGGTACACAAACTTTTAAGCGAATAAGAATAGGGATAGACCGTCCTACAAATGGTATGAGAGTTCCAGACTATGTCCTAGGAGTGTTTGGTGCTGAGGAGCGCCCTACAATTGAAAACGCTATAGTTAAATCTGCAGACGCATGTGAAAAGTGGTTAACAAGTCCATTTGTTGAAGTGATGAATGAGTTTAATAAGCAAAGTGATAGCTAA
- a CDS encoding anti-sigma-F factor Fin family protein codes for MPIRYQCRHCNVHMGEVDIPNIESRALGFELLNDEERLDMLQYDSNGDINVKAICEDCQEALERNPDYHSLHTFIQ; via the coding sequence ATGCCTATACGATATCAATGCAGGCATTGCAACGTTCACATGGGCGAGGTAGACATACCGAATATTGAATCAAGAGCCCTAGGATTTGAGTTATTGAATGATGAAGAACGATTAGATATGTTACAATATGATTCAAATGGAGATATTAATGTGAAAGCAATTTGTGAAGATTGTCAGGAAGCGTTAGAGAGAAATCCGGATTATCATTCACTACATACATTTATTCAATAA
- a CDS encoding RNA-binding S4 domain-containing protein, whose amino-acid sequence MRLDKFLKVSRLIKRRTLAKEVADQGRISINGIAAKASSNVKVGDELVIKFGQKHVTVKIENIKDTTKKEDAASMYTVLKEERIANNDIFQNEPF is encoded by the coding sequence ATGAGATTAGATAAATTCCTTAAGGTTTCAAGACTTATAAAACGAAGAACCTTAGCAAAAGAGGTTGCAGACCAAGGGAGAATATCAATAAATGGCATTGCTGCAAAAGCTAGTTCTAACGTAAAGGTTGGCGATGAACTTGTAATAAAGTTCGGTCAAAAACATGTCACTGTAAAAATTGAAAACATCAAGGATACAACAAAAAAAGAAGATGCAGCATCAATGTATACAGTCTTAAAGGAAGAACGTATAGCTAATAATGATATATTTCAAAACGAACCATTCTAA
- the mfd gene encoding transcription-repair coupling factor, whose amino-acid sequence MQGLQSFFLNNSEVMTVANGFEEGLREQLVAGLSGSARTLFMATLYKETKRPQLIITHNLYQAQKIYDDLIELIGEDEVYLYPVNELIASEIAIASPELKGQRLEALNYWCNENKGIMIAPVAGLRRILPPLEIWKKSQINLNIGEDIDVDSFLLKLVNMGYERASMVSTPGEFSIRGGIIDIYPLTEEMPIRIELFDTEIDSIRHFDIEDQRSLETRETIMIGPASEVILFDEHFEKGAQQLEKGLAKSLKKVKDQAAKEALLENITHEIEQLKSKQTFQQMYKYMEMFYDRGASLLDFLPNKGLVIMDEISRIQEMSQNLDKEEAEWQTSLIQQGETVVDLSMHHHFHELLEKANKPLLYLSLFLRHVPHTHPENIINLTCKSMQNFHGQMDVLKGELDRWVKGHYAVVFIAANEERVNKLANVLSDFDIEADVLSENSPLSINRFQIIKGDLSTGFELPMQHLAVITEEELFKKKAKKQKRRQKLSNAERIKSYSELKVGDYVVHINHGIGKYLGIETLEINGIHKDYLHIKYQGNDKLYVPVEQIDQVQKFVASEGKEPKVYKLGGTDWKKVKNKVQKSVQNIADDLIKLYAEREASKGHAYAVDGEEMRELEASFAYQETEDQLRCIEEIKKDMESERPMDRLLCGDVGYGKTEVAIRAVFKAIMDGKQVAFLVPTTILAQQHYETIRERFQGFPIEVGLLSRFRSRKQQTETIKGLKAGTVDVVVGTHRLLSKDIIYKDLGLLVIDEEQRFGVTHKEKIKKLKANVDVLTLTATPIPRTLHMSMLGVRDLSVIETPPENRFPIQTYVVESNPGVIREAIERELAREGQIYYLYNRVEDIEKKAEEISMLVPDARVTYAHGKMNENELESVILGFLEGEFDVLVSTTIIETGVDIPNVNTLIVHDADKMGLSQLYQLRGRVGRSNRVAYAYFTYQKDKVLTEVAEKRLQAIKEFTELGSGFKIAMRDLSIRGAGNLLGAEQHGFIDSVGFDLYSQMLAEAIEERKGNPEEKVKQKDVEINIELDAYIPSDYIDDAKQKVDMYKRFRTLDTVEEVQDLQDEMIDRFGEFPKEVEYLFEISKLKIYAKQEGIESIIQKKNEITLLMDGQPKQVEKVVKLSSDFINWIRLGQDEQKEKLKIIVENKGQSIHDQLNIIKQFLEKLSELEKEAV is encoded by the coding sequence TTGCAAGGTTTACAGTCCTTTTTTCTAAATAACAGCGAAGTTATGACGGTCGCTAACGGTTTCGAGGAAGGTCTAAGGGAACAGCTAGTTGCTGGTTTATCTGGATCTGCCAGAACCCTTTTTATGGCTACCTTATACAAAGAAACAAAAAGACCACAATTAATAATCACACATAATTTATATCAGGCTCAAAAAATATACGATGATCTAATTGAGTTAATTGGTGAAGATGAAGTTTATTTATACCCAGTTAATGAATTAATTGCATCAGAAATTGCTATTGCAAGTCCAGAACTAAAAGGACAACGATTAGAAGCACTAAACTATTGGTGTAATGAAAATAAAGGTATTATGATTGCACCAGTAGCGGGATTAAGAAGAATACTTCCACCACTAGAAATCTGGAAGAAAAGTCAAATCAATCTTAACATTGGCGAAGATATTGACGTAGACTCCTTTTTATTAAAGCTTGTAAATATGGGCTATGAACGTGCTTCAATGGTATCGACTCCAGGGGAGTTTAGTATTCGCGGTGGGATAATCGATATTTACCCGCTAACTGAAGAAATGCCTATTCGGATCGAGCTATTTGATACAGAAATAGATTCAATTAGACATTTCGATATTGAGGATCAACGATCGCTTGAGACACGTGAAACAATAATGATTGGTCCTGCATCAGAAGTGATATTGTTTGATGAACATTTTGAAAAGGGTGCTCAACAGCTTGAGAAAGGCCTTGCAAAAAGCTTAAAAAAGGTTAAAGATCAGGCAGCAAAGGAAGCGCTTCTTGAAAATATTACACATGAAATTGAACAGTTGAAGAGCAAACAAACCTTTCAACAAATGTATAAATATATGGAAATGTTTTATGATCGGGGTGCTAGTTTACTAGACTTCCTTCCTAATAAAGGTCTAGTTATTATGGATGAGATAAGTCGAATTCAGGAAATGTCTCAAAATTTAGATAAGGAAGAAGCTGAGTGGCAAACATCGTTGATTCAACAAGGGGAAACAGTTGTTGATTTATCGATGCACCATCATTTTCATGAATTATTAGAGAAGGCAAATAAACCTTTACTCTACTTATCTCTTTTCCTACGACATGTTCCACATACACATCCAGAAAATATAATTAATTTAACCTGTAAATCGATGCAGAATTTCCATGGCCAAATGGATGTGCTTAAAGGTGAATTAGATCGTTGGGTGAAAGGACATTATGCCGTTGTATTTATTGCGGCAAATGAAGAAAGAGTCAACAAACTAGCTAATGTTCTATCGGACTTTGATATTGAGGCAGATGTATTGTCAGAGAATTCCCCATTATCTATAAATCGCTTTCAAATTATAAAAGGTGATTTAAGTACAGGATTTGAACTTCCAATGCAGCATTTAGCTGTCATAACAGAAGAAGAGCTGTTTAAGAAAAAGGCAAAAAAACAGAAACGTAGACAAAAGCTTTCTAATGCTGAACGGATTAAAAGCTATTCGGAGCTTAAAGTAGGAGATTACGTTGTTCACATTAATCACGGTATCGGGAAGTATTTAGGAATTGAAACTCTGGAGATTAATGGGATTCATAAAGATTATCTCCATATTAAATATCAAGGTAATGACAAACTCTATGTCCCAGTAGAACAAATTGACCAGGTGCAAAAATTTGTGGCTTCTGAAGGTAAAGAGCCAAAGGTTTATAAACTTGGCGGTACAGATTGGAAGAAAGTTAAAAACAAAGTACAAAAGTCTGTTCAAAATATCGCAGATGACTTAATTAAGCTATATGCAGAGCGTGAAGCAAGCAAAGGGCATGCTTATGCAGTTGATGGAGAGGAAATGCGCGAATTAGAAGCATCGTTCGCATATCAAGAGACGGAAGATCAATTGCGTTGTATTGAAGAGATTAAAAAAGATATGGAAAGTGAACGCCCGATGGACCGCTTACTTTGTGGTGATGTAGGATACGGTAAAACAGAAGTAGCAATACGGGCTGTTTTTAAAGCTATAATGGATGGAAAGCAGGTTGCTTTCTTAGTGCCAACAACGATATTAGCTCAACAGCATTATGAAACGATAAGAGAACGCTTTCAAGGGTTTCCTATTGAAGTTGGATTATTGAGTAGATTCAGATCACGTAAACAACAAACAGAAACAATTAAGGGTTTAAAGGCAGGAACTGTAGATGTTGTTGTTGGTACGCATCGTTTGCTTTCTAAGGATATTATTTATAAAGATTTAGGTTTATTGGTTATTGACGAAGAACAACGTTTTGGTGTCACACATAAGGAAAAAATTAAAAAATTAAAAGCGAATGTTGATGTACTAACATTAACAGCTACACCAATACCGCGGACGTTACACATGTCAATGCTCGGTGTCCGTGATTTATCAGTAATTGAAACACCACCGGAAAATCGCTTTCCGATTCAAACGTATGTCGTTGAATCAAATCCTGGTGTAATTCGAGAAGCGATTGAACGCGAGTTGGCACGTGAAGGGCAGATCTATTACTTATATAATCGTGTCGAGGATATTGAGAAAAAGGCAGAAGAAATTTCGATGCTTGTTCCTGATGCGCGGGTAACGTATGCCCATGGGAAAATGAATGAAAATGAACTTGAGTCTGTCATTTTAGGATTTTTAGAGGGAGAGTTTGATGTACTCGTAAGTACGACCATTATTGAGACGGGTGTAGATATTCCAAATGTAAATACACTTATTGTTCATGATGCTGATAAAATGGGACTATCTCAACTGTATCAGCTTAGAGGGCGCGTTGGACGTTCAAACCGTGTTGCGTATGCATATTTTACGTATCAGAAAGATAAGGTTTTAACTGAAGTTGCTGAAAAAAGACTTCAAGCTATCAAAGAATTTACTGAATTAGGCTCCGGATTTAAAATTGCGATGCGGGATTTATCTATCCGTGGAGCAGGAAACTTATTAGGTGCAGAGCAACATGGTTTCATTGACTCTGTTGGATTTGATTTGTATTCTCAAATGTTGGCAGAAGCGATTGAGGAACGTAAAGGTAACCCAGAGGAAAAGGTCAAACAAAAGGATGTTGAAATCAATATTGAGCTTGATGCATATATACCAAGTGATTATATCGATGATGCAAAGCAAAAAGTTGACATGTATAAACGTTTCCGTACGCTTGACACAGTAGAAGAGGTTCAAGACTTACAGGATGAAATGATTGACCGCTTTGGTGAGTTCCCTAAGGAAGTTGAGTACTTATTTGAAATCTCAAAATTAAAAATTTATGCGAAACAAGAAGGCATTGAGTCGATTATTCAAAAGAAGAATGAGATTACTCTATTGATGGATGGACAACCAAAACAAGTAGAAAAGGTTGTTAAGTTATCGAGTGATTTCATTAATTGGATTCGATTAGGTCAGGATGAGCAAAAGGAAAAGCTTAAAATTATTGTCGAGAACAAAGGTCAATCAATTCATGATCAGCTAAATATAATTAAACAGTTTTTAGAAAAGCTATCAGAACTTGAGAAGGAAGCTGTTTAG
- a CDS encoding FtsB family cell division protein yields METARNRKIQTINSNYISEHEDKQHETKKQRRGLYRRLMVLGLLAIILSTFIVTTTISQAKIIETKNAEKQELEQQFANLQKQEKLHREEIVKLNDPEYVAKLARSEYFLSEEGEIIFKLP; encoded by the coding sequence ATGGAGACCGCACGTAATCGGAAGATACAAACGATAAATTCTAATTACATAAGTGAACATGAAGATAAACAACATGAGACGAAAAAACAGCGCCGGGGTCTCTATCGTAGATTAATGGTCTTGGGATTGTTAGCGATCATCCTGTCTACATTTATTGTAACAACAACTATTTCTCAAGCTAAGATTATCGAGACAAAAAATGCTGAAAAGCAAGAGCTGGAACAGCAATTTGCAAATCTCCAAAAACAGGAAAAGCTACACAGGGAAGAGATTGTTAAGTTAAATGATCCAGAATACGTTGCGAAGTTAGCTCGAAGTGAATACTTCCTTTCTGAAGAAGGGGAAATCATATTTAAGCTTCCTTAG
- a CDS encoding S1 domain-containing RNA-binding protein, translated as MSIEVGSKLQGKVTGITNFGAFVELPEGSTGLVHISEVADNYVKDINEFLKVGDEVLVKVLNVESDGKIGLSIKKAKEQEQPERFQRPDRGDRPQRPQRPRNFKADKRGGAPTGESFEQKMSRFLKDSEDRLASLKRHTESKRGGRGARKG; from the coding sequence ATGTCAATCGAAGTAGGCAGCAAGTTACAAGGTAAGGTAACAGGAATCACTAATTTCGGAGCGTTTGTGGAGCTGCCAGAAGGCTCAACAGGTCTTGTTCACATCAGTGAAGTTGCTGACAACTATGTTAAGGATATTAACGAGTTTTTAAAAGTTGGCGACGAGGTATTAGTAAAGGTACTGAATGTTGAGAGTGATGGTAAAATTGGTTTATCAATTAAAAAAGCAAAAGAACAAGAACAACCTGAGCGATTCCAGCGCCCGGATCGTGGAGACCGTCCGCAACGTCCGCAGCGTCCCCGTAATTTTAAAGCAGATAAACGTGGTGGAGCGCCAACTGGTGAATCCTTTGAACAAAAAATGTCTCGCTTTTTAAAAGATAGTGAAGATCGACTTGCGTCACTAAAGCGTCACACTGAATCAAAACGCGGTGGCCGTGGAGCAAGAAAAGGTTAA
- the yabP gene encoding sporulation protein YabP, translated as MDKYYDMGNSPKSTPQHDVIMKGRKALEISGVKQVESFDNEEFLLETVMGFLVIRGQNLQMKNLDVDQGIVTIRGRINGFTYLDDQHGEKAKGFFSKLFK; from the coding sequence ATGGACAAATATTACGATATGGGTAATTCGCCTAAATCAACACCTCAACATGACGTGATCATGAAGGGGAGAAAGGCGCTTGAAATATCTGGCGTTAAACAAGTGGAAAGCTTTGATAATGAGGAATTTCTATTAGAAACAGTAATGGGTTTCTTAGTTATTCGCGGTCAAAATTTACAAATGAAAAACTTAGACGTTGATCAAGGCATTGTAACAATTAGAGGTAGAATAAACGGATTTACTTATTTAGATGATCAGCACGGGGAGAAAGCTAAAGGATTCTTTAGCAAGCTGTTCAAATGA
- the yabQ gene encoding spore cortex biosynthesis protein YabQ, producing MSLTVQFTTMISMIIMGGWIGLALDTYGRFLKRPNRVSWFVFVNDILFWIVQALLVFYVLLYVNEGEIRFYIWLAMLCGYAAYQSLFKSLYLKLLEILIKLSIRIYQFFYRLLILIIVRPIQALIKLLIVIGLFLGNVAIKIFQLTLKLLNLTIKIVITPFKWIFQLIWRFFSQKNKIFLLTKAGILINIKNTLLKWWKKIRK from the coding sequence ATGAGTCTAACTGTCCAATTCACTACAATGATATCAATGATAATAATGGGTGGATGGATAGGGCTTGCTCTTGATACATATGGCCGCTTCCTCAAGCGGCCTAACCGTGTCTCCTGGTTTGTGTTTGTTAATGATATTTTATTTTGGATTGTACAGGCCTTGTTAGTATTCTATGTTTTATTATATGTAAATGAAGGTGAAATTCGCTTTTATATCTGGTTAGCGATGCTATGTGGGTATGCTGCCTATCAAAGTCTTTTTAAAAGTTTATATTTAAAACTCCTTGAAATATTAATTAAGCTTTCGATTCGCATATATCAATTTTTCTATCGTCTATTAATTTTAATAATAGTAAGACCCATACAAGCACTAATTAAATTGTTAATTGTTATCGGACTTTTTTTAGGAAACGTTGCTATTAAAATATTTCAATTGACATTAAAGCTATTAAACTTGACGATAAAGATTGTAATTACACCATTTAAGTGGATTTTTCAACTAATATGGCGGTTTTTTTCACAAAAAAATAAAATCTTTTTATTAACAAAGGCAGGGATTTTAATAAATATAAAGAATACACTATTAAAATGGTGGAAAAAAATACGTAAGTAA
- the mazG gene encoding nucleoside triphosphate pyrophosphohydrolase — translation MSHSITIIGLGAGDLEQLPLGVYRTLKNTNTGLYLRTKEHPIVPQLVNEGVAFESFDAVYEKFENFESVYEEIVATLFNKAKTEDVTYAVPGHPIVAERTVKLLLEKADEQNCTVTIKGGQSFLDAMFTALNVDPVEGFQFLDGTDLHDSDLQLRQHVIISQVYDAFIASEVKLSLMERLPDDYEVVLVTAAGTDQQEIKRVPVYQLDHVAHLSNLTSVYVPPVQDESILYQDFQMLREVIATLRGPNGCPWDREQTHESLKKYLVEETYEVLDAIDKQDDELIVEELGDVLLQVMLHSQIGEDDGYFSIHDVIRSITEKMIRRHPHVFGDTDVNSADEVVVNWEEIKKQEKQESAETSILDGIPKELPSLYRAYELQKKAAKVGFDWKDVEPMWAKVKEELEEFRAEIDNEDKNKVEQEFGDIIFALVNIARYYKIDPEEGLRATNFKFYNRFRFIEQTVKQKGKDMTSLTLDELDEIWEEAKKNQL, via the coding sequence ATGAGTCATTCTATTACAATAATTGGCTTAGGGGCTGGAGACCTTGAACAATTGCCGCTAGGTGTTTACCGTACGTTGAAAAATACAAATACTGGCTTGTATTTGAGAACGAAAGAACATCCTATAGTACCACAGTTAGTGAATGAAGGTGTAGCCTTCGAATCGTTTGATGCTGTGTATGAAAAATTTGAAAACTTTGAGTCCGTATATGAGGAAATTGTTGCTACGCTTTTTAACAAGGCGAAAACAGAGGATGTTACGTACGCAGTTCCCGGTCATCCGATTGTAGCTGAGAGAACAGTAAAATTATTATTGGAAAAAGCAGATGAACAAAATTGTACAGTAACCATCAAAGGCGGCCAAAGCTTTTTAGATGCTATGTTCACGGCTTTGAACGTAGACCCAGTTGAAGGATTTCAATTTTTGGATGGCACTGACCTTCATGATTCAGATTTGCAGTTAAGACAGCATGTTATTATTAGTCAGGTATATGATGCATTCATTGCCTCAGAAGTAAAATTATCGTTAATGGAGCGACTCCCAGATGATTATGAAGTGGTACTTGTTACAGCAGCCGGTACGGATCAGCAAGAAATCAAACGAGTTCCAGTTTATCAATTAGATCATGTCGCACATTTAAGCAACTTAACAAGCGTGTATGTTCCGCCAGTTCAAGATGAATCGATTTTATATCAAGATTTTCAAATGCTAAGAGAAGTAATTGCAACATTAAGGGGGCCAAATGGTTGTCCATGGGATCGTGAACAAACGCATGAGTCTCTGAAGAAATACTTGGTGGAAGAAACATATGAAGTATTGGATGCTATTGATAAGCAGGATGATGAATTAATAGTCGAAGAACTTGGTGATGTTCTCCTTCAGGTTATGCTCCATTCTCAAATTGGTGAAGATGACGGGTATTTCTCCATTCATGATGTAATTCGATCTATTACTGAAAAGATGATTCGTCGACACCCGCATGTTTTTGGAGATACGGACGTTAATTCTGCAGATGAAGTAGTAGTTAATTGGGAAGAAATTAAAAAACAAGAGAAACAAGAGTCTGCTGAAACTTCGATCCTTGATGGGATTCCGAAAGAGTTACCTAGTTTATATCGCGCGTATGAGTTGCAAAAAAAGGCAGCAAAGGTTGGTTTCGACTGGAAAGATGTAGAACCAATGTGGGCTAAAGTGAAGGAAGAGTTAGAAGAATTTCGTGCCGAAATAGATAATGAAGATAAGAATAAGGTTGAACAAGAGTTTGGAGATATTATCTTTGCACTTGTAAATATAGCCCGTTATTATAAAATTGATCCCGAAGAGGGGCTACGCGCTACTAACTTTAAATTTTATAATCGATTTCGCTTTATCGAACAAACTGTGAAACAAAAGGGGAAAGATATGACAAGCTTAACCCTGGATGAGCTAGATGAGATATGGGAAGAGGCTAAGAAAAATCAATTGTAA